CACATCCTCCTCCTCTACCTGACTCAGCCTTTTGGATGCACTGAAAAtatcacagatttttaaatatttattttccttacatGTTTCAAATTCATGTATATATTCCCAAGAACGTTAGTGCCTAACAAAGACTACAGTCACTTTAAAACCAAAGGTAATTTTTATATGGCAAGACATTTTCAATGTCCATCTTAGATTCTTCCACAGACTATAAATTTGGTACATGAATAAAATCAGCATCATTCCCTTATGTCATTTTCTTCTAAACCTTAGATGCACTGTATTGAGTTCaaccagaaaaaacagaaacaatgagggaaaaaatgtttatgaaCCCTGAATTTTCTGTGACTACATTATAGTGTTTTTGTGTTggagaatggttagaggatgagggacatggatcattgataaagaCAGATCAATGAAAGAGCTGTAcaagcaaaggcctgcaagagaaaatgtttgcatgagaaaatgcctgtgtgagaaacaggcctgagaaccaaaagggagttttaaggaggtacagtgctgtgctgataaGATGTACTGACCCTGAGAAGGGAAGAGAACTTTGATTTCTCaagtcaaaacataaataatagaagcttgccaaatgtagtcttttatctaacccaatcatgtagaagtaagaatgcgcTTTTGTAAGTTTCAACCAATTAAGAACTGATAAGCATGTGCACTCAATACTATGTAAGTGCCTCTGTATTATCAATAAACGAAGCTTGCTTTAtcaatcacattgattgtctgcatgtaTTCCCCCGCCGAAGTCAGCAATTTTTTTGaacttttctctgaaaaccaGTTTGTGTTTGTCATTCATGACTTCTTCATCCTGAATATTTTTTGTCCTTTACCTTAGTAACTATTTTTGGATCCTGACAAAGTGACACAGGCAAAGAGGTTTAAGATAATGAAAAGGCATGAAAAGACTCCAGCAGGACTGCAAGCTGACTCCTgaaaaaaaggaggttttttcttgtcatgggttagcaagcatagtcccggaagtgatgttcttgcaaagagctgcttacagcttcctctatgacctaacagaacctatcagctggtTAGTTTgaataatgaaaattttttaagccactttaAAAATTGACtacctctgtggtccacatttaagaatggacaaagcCCAGGGGAGCTCTGTCTcatttccggcgctgggacaggtagCTGCAGGGCCCGTACGGGGCCTGCCAGGCccaggccaggccctgctcgggccaggccaggctgggccaggctggggcacagccatcctggagctgatgggccctgttccacccacagcccccccccagccctgctatGTGCAGACGGgcggctccccctctccagttcTGCCGGAAgaattcagctgaagctgcaaaGATCATGTGGCCAACAGCAGGaagcgacattccagctgcaaggcataggtgagattaacccttttagtgctgtgaagagctgaaaacctgagggaggagaaagaggagatgcttaaagctgaaattctgttgtaaagctatggtggtgatggactatgctatatcagagtacccactGCAATTTCGTGAAGCATGGCGGGTGGGgcattcaacttgtacttgtgagcaaaagcacctatgctgaaacaagcaaatgctgaagcagctgtgatttGAAGAGAcatttgaacagggagagatggaagcggtgaggactcttgctccaacTGGAAGGAGgagacctctgttcctagagagactcccagagatagtcctagagatgaagatgctttttttctcccaggaaaggaggagggcctctattctcaGAGAcggaaatgctcccagagatgggtgaagttttgtttctgaacggctcaaccttaaaagggtaccccagtagctcaagattggaccctcgaaagcagttgtgggaaaagctgcgAGTTGTGGGaggggactctcacatgatgcgagcagagaaccaacctgggtggctgtctcgttgtgatagtttctccatagcatgagcaagagagactcctcttcccaaatgaactgaacaaggttattatggaagtggtaaacagactgaacatctcaagggctGTCTTTTTGCATTGTcaatgggagaagggagaaaggtgggcggaggagaagtgttctgaaggtgtggtatgattttatttttttttcccttcttttaggtctattagtaaacttttatatattctttcaagttttgtgcctgctttgcttttctcctaattcttatctcacagaaggtaaacagtaatgagtattttggaccaaaccactacatctctaactaaaatatttaacaaaggtcataaaagaaaaagagcctCCAAAACATTTACAGTCACATCTCTTCACCTTCACTGTTATACCAGCTTTCATCTCATGAATTGCACAACTCATGGGTTTACAAGTAAATCAAAATGTGAGAATGGAGGAAAATGTCAGTAAATGGGACCCAGGAGAAGCTCAGCTGAAACACTGTGATACTGCTCACTTCCCCAGAGCACTCAGAGGTCAGTCCAAGGCCCTAGCCCAGAAATCCCATGAGCTGCTCACTATTAACTGCAAGATTACTGTACTGCACCTTGCTTGGTACAAACAGCTTGTTCAAGACTTATTGCTGTACCTGTATGAGCACATCTCTCCACACAGAAGCAATGGCCTTTTTATTAAGGCCAGAGAAAACAAGTTGatgccaatttttttcctacttattACTTTCAACAGAAATAAGCTCTGTTTGGATGAAACAAAATCACATTATATATTTCCATGTcactctgcagcacagaatACGGTCTGAAAAATAAGCAGAgaccaaaataaataatttaaaaaaaaacccaaagcaaaagCTAAGGCTGAATATGTAAttaactgaaagagaaaaagaaaaaggaaaaggaaaaagaaaaaggaaaaaggaaaaaggaaaaggaaaaaggaaagaggaaaaagaaaaaaagaaaaaagaaaaaagagaagaaattcctttgaaaacatGATGAAAAGCAAGATGTGAGCCTTGCAGAATGAAGAACATAAAAGATAAAGCCCCAAATGTGCCCAATTAtctaaatgttaaaaaaaaggaaacaacagcagaacaacacaacaaaataaaagttaaatgAGATGTTGAGCTAGCAAGGAAAGGCATTAAATGTAGTGAATATGAAggtccatttttaaaaagctgttttaaaattaattctcagTTAATTCCCTTAAAACGGCATTAGTCTGATACACAGTAACAAACTTTAAAACTAGCAGCATTTCAACTTCACATTTTTACCCAAACTTGTGATTTTTTCAAGTATACTGGCTTAGAAGGTTTATGTTTACTGACAGCACAAAGTGACAGATGGAGAAATTGTGAAGGAAAAGTTGAGTTGTACAACTAAGTCACCAAGCATGACAGTTACCACAACTAGTGTTCTGGTTGCCTTGAGGGATGTCTAATGGATCACCTGGgtgtattttcatgtttatgGGTAGCTTGTGTGCCATTaataaaagagaagattttCAGATTTAAGCTTTTCAAATTCCTCCGAACCTATGCACGCAGTTTCTCGGGCAGCTGCTCAGGGGAAGCTGATGCTCCAGGAGGGAAAGGCCCGTGGAATCGCCATCCCCGATACCTGCTGGCAGCTAGTGAGACAAGAGCAGACGTAAGGAGGCTGAGCGCTCTGACGAGCTCTCGGTGTCCTACGCTTTCCCCACAACAAAACTCCTGATCGTGTTTTGTGGATCGTGGATCCTTCATTTTCAGGGGCAGGTGCAATTAGCTAAAGGGAAGAGCAGATATAAAAGATAGGACTGAACTTTAGATACTGAGATTTTGTGAGTGTCTTTTTAAACTGACGCCCGTGAAGATACTTGTCATAAGGATCACTAACCCCTGCCGTGTGAGAATACCCCTCTCcgctcctttccctctcccctcgCTAACCGTCCGCCACCCCTGGAGGGTCCCACCGCTCCCCACACGACCAGGGCATTTCGCCCTTACCTGCCCCTCCGCCGCTGGTCTCAATGGGGAAACGGGTTTAAATACGCGCCCCCTCACGCCACGGCTGAGCCCTCCCCCGGGCCCCTCCAGGCTTCCCCTCTCGTCACCTGGCGCCGCCACGCTCCGCCCGCGGCTGCCGCAGTGGGCCGGGCCCGCGCGGCCGCCGAGACGCTGCGGGAGTTTCGCGGCCGCGCAGCGACGACTGGGCCATGTCGGCGCTGGAGTGGTTCGCGCACAAGCCCCTGGGCGGTGGTATCTTTTGGATCCAGGAGCGCTTCTACGAATCGGGCAACCGGGCCAACATCTGGCTGGTGCGGGGCTCACAGCGAGACGTGGTGATCGacgcggggctggggctgcgcaGCCTGCCCGACTACTTGCGCGACGCCGGGCTGCTGGCGCCGACTGAGGGCGCCGGGCCGCGGCCGCTACTCGCCGTGGCCACCCACGTCCACTTCGACCACTCGGGCGGGCTGCAGCACTTCGAGGAGGTGGCGGTGCACAGCGCCGAGGCGGCGGCGCTGCTGCAAGGCGACAACTATGAGGCCGTGACGTGGCTGTCGGACCGGGAGGTGGCGCGGCCGCCGCGGCCCGGCTGGAGCGCACGACAGTTCCGCGTGCCGCCTGTCCGGCCCAGCCGCCTCCTGCAGGAGGGTAAgggggccggccccgccgcccggggGGTGCGAgccgcggcgggggcgcggggcaCGGTGTTTTGGGTATTCTGGAGCGGCTCCTTTGCCGCTGAGCGCCTCCTGCTTTACTCAGCTCCTCGTATAAAGTAATTAAACCGATTAATTTTGTCACTCCTGTGAACCTACAGACCACCGGCAGTCAGCATGGGACCAAAAAGATGCGTAGTGGGTTAAACCGTTTCTCTCAGTTCTGAAAGTATTTGGCGGCagagtctttttttccctctagaaTGAGAATCACTCAGCAGTGATTTAAGTGACTTAATTGAGCACCCCAGGTTTATCCTTAGGCTTCAGATGGTATGTCAGCAGGTTATGTTCTAGCACCCGTATTATTTATAAGCTGTCAAGACATAGAAGTGGAATTAACAGAACAATTCCTGAAATATGTACCGAGAATACTGTTTCTGTTTTACAGAATTTACGTGAATTTTATGTGAATACATTTACTGAATTTTACCTGACTTACGTAAAAATCACTTGTTACTGATGTAGCATTTACAGAAGTGGCTTGTTCCAGATAAAAAAGAAGTCATTTAGTCTCTCACAGGAGACAGTGACTAGGGTTTTTGGTAACAAAACACCTAAACTTTACAATACAGTTCAGCAGAAGTTAAAAGGTGGCTGTCAGACAGGTGACACCTTTGGCATGATACTTCCTCTCTTCTTGGTTTTATTAGGCTATCCCACATAAGtgcttggaaaagcagaactgaacTTACTGAAGGCTTCACTAAAGAACTGATGTGACAAATATTTAACTATAGTAAATCAACAGAAGTTTaagttggttttttcctctaaaaggagggattatttgaaaaaaaaaaaaaaccttttgtaAAAGAGCAAGTACTTTGGCTGCCAGAGTAGCATCAGAGTTTCTAAGACATTAACTGAGACATGAGACACAAGTATCAGTTCAGTGGCTGGTGCAGTTAAAAGGCATTCACATttaaactggcaaaaaaaatgaCCTAATGGtaagaaagttttatttttatgtcttgtTGAATGAGATGAAGAAAGTGTGTGGAGGCCTGTCTTGGTTCTCCTCCAGCAATTTATGTTTTGGCCTTTTGCCTTTTAGGAGTAACAGCAGTGCAGTTCTAGATGAATTAAATACAGGTAAATTATAATAAATTGTGAAATACATTCTTTGTAAACTTTCAAAGGACAACCAGCTTAGATGTGTTATATTTGTTTCCTCTTGTATTTTCTCTACTGTGTTGCTTTTCACATGTGAATATATTCCATTAATACAACCCAAGCCTGTGTTAACTGTTAGTGTTattggaaaatacttttttgttaCATACATATTTCAGACATCTCTTCGTCAGTcaccaagaaaataaatgccCCACTCCCACTGTTGCAATACATAGTACATATAAACTCTCTGCGTATGAGTAGGTAGTTCTCTTTGTGTCATTTAAAAAGACATGACAAATACATAAGTTTTCCTGTAACAAATCTGTTTGCAGGGGATGTGATCAGCCTCGGAGATCGACAGCTCACTGTCATGCATATGCCTGGTCATTCACGAGGAAGTATTTGCTTACATGACAAGGACAGGAAGATTTTGTTCAGTGGAGATGTGGTGTATGATGGATCTATGATCGACTGGCTTCCCTACAGCAGAATCAGTGACTACGTTGCAAGCTGCCAGCGCCTGATGGAGTTAGTAGACAGAGGTCTTGTGGAGAAGGTACTACCTGGGCACTTTAACATATTTGGGGCAGAAAGGCTGTATCGGTTAGCTTCCAACTACATTTCCCAAGCTGGAGTTTGTCACAAGATTTCTACCTGTGCCATGAGATCCATTGCAAGCATAGCACTTCGTGTTACAAATTCAAGAATCACTTCTCAGTGATAGTCAATTTTGTGTGATCTGTCACCTGCTGTAAAACCAAATGGATTGTGAAAGCATCAATAACAAGCAAAAGCAGTATGCGTTAGGAAAAAGATGGCAAATTGATACAGGTGAGCTTCAGAAATTCTCCCTGGTTTTTCCTACtttattcatgtttttataaaaactCTCAAACTAGAAGCTTTAGCCAAAgcaacagtttttctttctactttttcaGGGTGTGTTTGCACGTGTATTGCGATTGAAatataatgttttatttttgttacaacTCTGGCAGATGGATATGCTAAAATGAGAGGTTTTACATTAATGCCTGAAACCTTGTTGATGTAGTATTAGACTTGTGATTATTCATCAACTCCTGCTCAGGTTTTGACCTAGCAGAGCTCTTGCTAAGACCTAGTGTGTGCTAGGAGCAGTGCCATTAGGTCAAAGCAGGAGCAACACCTATGCAGGACTAAGTGGGCAGAAAGAGAGAATTCTGCAGGCATTGCCACCTGTGAGCCTGGTTTCTGCTGCACCTCTCATCACCTGAAGCCTTACGGTTGCAAAGTACTTGTCTGGCAGTTTCTTTAGAATACACTAACACATGGAAGTTCAATAGACCAGACTTTCAAGCTGGAAGTCACAGATACATCAGTTTATCACAAAAGCTTTTGGTGCAGATGGACTGTTGAGGCTTTCATGTTTCCTGGTGTGGTGCAAGGAACCCCACTGCACCAGGAGAGAGGGAGCAAGCGGGAGCACTCTCACCATTGGCTAGGGAACTGTTTTGCTTGTAGGCATGTGAGTTAGGAATTAGAAAAATTGTGAACTAGTGAATTAATGTGTTAGACTACCTTCTACAAAGTGGATTGAGCTTTTGCTtggtgtgtttatttttttctgataagcttataaaaaatatttatagagtATGTTGTTCTGGAAAATTGAGAGAAGTGGACTGTGACAAGCTTAAAGCATTTGTTTATGTTTATGGGTATTTTTATGTGACTGTATTGTAACTTGGTTATTAATGATCTGTGTTAGGGGAGGGATTGAGGCTTTAATATGAACTTACCATAGTGAAGGTCCTGCATTAAGCAGCCAGTACACTTGTTACCGCAAAGTGAATGTAACTCACATTGTTTACTGTTTGCGTCTGAAGTACGTGCTGCACATGGTTGTTCAGAAATGTAAAGTGTGTTGCATTGAGTTTGTTCCAAAAAAGTGTTGAATACACTGAGAAATGCTAAATAGCATTGTAACTTGCTTATGAAAATTGAATGTGTGATATTTAAAAGCTGTTGAAATGGTTAGAGTTTGTGTAATTATTCTAACAGTTTGtatatatttaacttttttaaaaggacactgtctgaatttatttttgtgcatagacatatatatatatgttccTAAAAAGACTGCAAATGTTTCTCACAAATTTTAGTGCAGTTTAGCTTTTCTTGTTTGGCTTTCACTTTATGCAGAAGGTTTTGCCCCCATCATAGCCAATAGAAAGGGAGCCAAAGGTTTGGGCTCTAAGACATGAGGGAGAGAAAGTTGAATAGCCTTCTGAATAGAGGCAAATtcttgtgggaaaaaaacccaaacgattgcaaaataaaaagcatctcTGTCTAAAAATGATGAAAGCGAGTATCTTATGTAGGGCTTTTTCCATTCCATAGATCACTGCACTCCTGTCTTTactgtgaatatatttttcacCAGGATTTGTACTGATTGGTTAAAATGTGCCTAGTTCTTGTTAGAAGTGCCTATCTCCAAGCTGAAGCAAAATTGTGAGTGGGCAGGATACATGCAGAGATGCAGCGCTTGAAAGACCTGTTATCACTCAGCTTAtagtctctcttttttttttttttt
This sequence is a window from Corvus moneduloides isolate bCorMon1 chromosome Z, bCorMon1.pri, whole genome shotgun sequence. Protein-coding genes within it:
- the MBLAC2 gene encoding metallo-beta-lactamase domain-containing protein 2, which codes for MSALEWFAHKPLGGGIFWIQERFYESGNRANIWLVRGSQRDVVIDAGLGLRSLPDYLRDAGLLAPTEGAGPRPLLAVATHVHFDHSGGLQHFEEVAVHSAEAAALLQGDNYEAVTWLSDREVARPPRPGWSARQFRVPPVRPSRLLQEGDVISLGDRQLTVMHMPGHSRGSICLHDKDRKILFSGDVVYDGSMIDWLPYSRISDYVASCQRLMELVDRGLVEKVLPGHFNIFGAERLYRLASNYISQAGVCHKISTCAMRSIASIALRVTNSRITSQ